In one Haloplanus salinus genomic region, the following are encoded:
- a CDS encoding MFS transporter yields the protein MEANDRNVVKFTALAHALFHTYELSIPLFIGVWMADFDASAALVGTVVGAGYALVGLGAPVSGVLSDRFGSRRLISLSMVGMGAGFALVSLADGVVVLGAAMLVWGAFASLYHPAGLSLISRSAEERGTVFAYHGAGGNVGTAAGPLVTALLLLSVDWQLAVGLLAVPAFVAALLGSRVEFDAVGGDDTASVSLGAELRRTAAESRALFGAAFTVAFVAILLYGTYYRGLLTFLPDVLAESPSLVPVALFGREIDPAQYVYTGLLTVGIAGQYVGGRLTDRVPSTTTFVAAFATLAGLAVAFPVVRTVGVVPLVAVCLALGFVVYGTAPVYQVVIAEHAAADAHGRSYGFTYLAMFGVGAAGASVAGIVLTHATSAVLFGVLGVVAATGCGFVLRLRRL from the coding sequence ATGGAGGCGAACGACCGCAACGTCGTGAAGTTCACGGCGCTTGCACACGCGCTCTTTCATACCTACGAACTATCGATCCCGCTGTTTATCGGGGTCTGGATGGCCGACTTCGACGCCTCCGCGGCACTCGTCGGGACGGTCGTCGGCGCGGGATACGCGCTCGTCGGCCTCGGCGCCCCCGTCAGCGGCGTCCTCTCGGATCGGTTCGGGTCCCGACGGCTCATCTCGCTGTCGATGGTGGGCATGGGAGCGGGGTTCGCGCTCGTCAGCCTCGCCGACGGCGTCGTCGTCCTCGGCGCCGCGATGCTGGTGTGGGGGGCGTTCGCCAGCCTCTATCACCCTGCCGGCCTCTCGTTGATCAGCCGCTCGGCCGAGGAGCGAGGCACCGTCTTCGCGTACCACGGCGCCGGCGGCAACGTCGGCACCGCGGCCGGACCCCTGGTGACCGCGCTCCTCCTGCTATCGGTCGACTGGCAACTCGCGGTCGGGCTGCTCGCCGTGCCAGCGTTCGTCGCGGCGCTGCTCGGCTCCCGCGTCGAGTTCGACGCCGTCGGCGGCGACGACACGGCGTCGGTGTCGCTCGGTGCGGAGCTACGGCGGACGGCCGCCGAGTCCCGGGCGCTGTTCGGCGCCGCCTTCACCGTCGCGTTCGTCGCCATCCTCCTCTATGGCACGTACTACCGGGGGTTGCTCACCTTCCTCCCCGACGTACTGGCCGAATCGCCGTCGCTCGTCCCCGTCGCCCTGTTCGGCCGAGAGATCGACCCCGCCCAGTACGTCTACACGGGGCTGTTGACCGTCGGCATCGCCGGCCAATACGTCGGCGGGCGGCTCACGGACCGCGTACCGAGTACGACCACGTTCGTCGCCGCCTTCGCGACGCTCGCCGGGCTAGCCGTCGCGTTCCCGGTGGTCCGAACCGTGGGCGTCGTCCCGCTCGTCGCCGTCTGCCTCGCGCTCGGGTTCGTCGTGTACGGGACCGCACCGGTCTACCAGGTAGTCATCGCGGAACACGCCGCGGCCGACGCTCACGGCCGCTCGTACGGCTTCACGTATCTCGCGATGTTCGGCGTCGGGGCTGCCGGCGCGTCCGTCGCGGGCATCGTGCTCACGCACGCGACCAGCGCCGTCCTGTTCGGCGTGCTCGGCGTCGTCGCCGCCACCGGCTGTGGCTTCGTGCTCCGGCTCCGGCGGCTGTAG